TGAGGCGGTGCCCTTCCAGGAGCATCTGGTATGTTTTCCCGACGCCGGCGCCGTACCCGAGGTAGACCTTCAGCCGTCCGCGCCCCGCGCGGCGGATCAATCGGAGGAAAGTGTCGGCCCGCTCTTCCGGCATACCGGTTACATTTTACCGTCCAGCGAAAGGTTCAGTGTCAGGACGTTTACCCTGGGTTCCCCCAGCAACCCCAGGGTTCTCCCTTCCGTGTGCGCTCCGACCTTCGCCAGGACGTCTTTTTCGCCGATGCCGCGCGCCTTCGCGACGCGAGCCGACTGCAGCAAGGCATTCCGGACGCTGATGTGGGGGTCCAGCCCGCTCGCCGAGGACGTCACGGCGTCGGCCGGCACCCGCGCATCCGGGGGCAGGCCGTTTTCCGCCCGGTAGGCGTCGACGCGCTCCTTGACGCTCTCGATCAGTTTTTTCGACGTCGGCCCCAGATTCGTGCCCGAGGAGCTGGCGGCGTCGTACCCCTGCCCCGCCGCCGAGGGGCGGGGGTGGAAATACTTCGGAGCGGTGAACCCCTGGGCCAGGAGGGAGGATCCGGCGACCTTCCCGTCCACCTGGACCAGGGAGCCGTTGGCCTTGCGGGAAAACAGTCCCTGGCCGACGGCCCAGACGACCGCCGGGTAGATGCCGCAGCACAGGACCGCCAGCAGCAGCGTGGCGGCGATCGAGGCGCGGAGTTCCGCGACAAGGTCCTTCATGGGTCTCCCTCCTCACGCGAGATGGAACATGTTCACTGCGATGTCGACGATCTTGATCCCCGGGAAGGGGAGCAGCACCCCGCCCAGCCCGTAGATCAGGAGGTTGCGGCGCAGCAGCGCCCCAGCGCCCAGCGGCCGGAAATGCACCCCGCGGAGGGCCAGGGGGATGAGCGCGACGATGATGAGGGCGTTGAAGAT
This window of the Candidatus Deferrimicrobiaceae bacterium genome carries:
- the kdpC gene encoding K(+)-transporting ATPase subunit C, which translates into the protein MKDLVAELRASIAATLLLAVLCCGIYPAVVWAVGQGLFSRKANGSLVQVDGKVAGSSLLAQGFTAPKYFHPRPSAAGQGYDAASSSGTNLGPTSKKLIESVKERVDAYRAENGLPPDARVPADAVTSSASGLDPHISVRNALLQSARVAKARGIGEKDVLAKVGAHTEGRTLGLLGEPRVNVLTLNLSLDGKM